The Gavia stellata isolate bGavSte3 chromosome 1, bGavSte3.hap2, whole genome shotgun sequence DNA segment TTAGTTGGTGCAACTTTAAATTTCACAGCTAGCTGAAGGGTTGCGGCTTAAAGCTTTCAACAATGCACTTCTTTCCTAATAATTAACTTGTATCTGTGTGTTTgtcaaaaccaaagaaactaGCTTCAAACTTAGAACTGGAAGTTGCTCCACAGTGAGAGGAAGGTCCGTAGATGACTGAAAGGTGCAGGGGCAGTTATGAAAGGAAGAGACCACTATCAAGAACAAATCAGCATACCTTTATTTATTGCTTCTCTTCTTACTTGTTCTGCTTCTGGTTGCAACAGGTGAATGCCTAAAGGCTGTTGTGGTCTTTGCTTTCAGCGTGCTCTTCAGGTACTTAAAGACAGCATGTAAGCAGCAGGAGGGTGCTAAACCACACTTTTCCGTTCCAGCAGAGACAGTAGGACAATTCAGTTTCACGAGAGAGCCCACAGCTTTATCTAGAGGCTTACGGTTTGACACCCATTCACGGCAGTATTTCTGTATCCATTCTTGTATTTGTGGATCGCTTCTAGTCTGGTGCTGCGTGTTGTGCATGGAGTCAATGAATGCCACAGCGTACACTTTATTCATTACCTCCCATTTTCTCTGCACCAGCAGATCGACGAACACCAAGCCACCATAGCCATGGGCAATGAAGGCCACGTTCTTGGCTGCGCACTTTGAAATGAAGTGATCCCATACATACATGGTATGCTCctcggggctgctgctgcccctcttGGGGATCCACCAGACGGACTGTGTAGAAGTCAGTGCTTCTTCCCTGGTAGAAAAGCTTAACCTCTCCTTTTCAGTCTTCAGATCAACAAAGTTGTCATTGGGATTCAGTACAATCACTCCCCCATGGCTTTGAAGGGCCATTTTGATGAATGGTATTTGTGTTCCATGCCCCAGGCCTTCGCTGACAATCGTCCTTTGCCCCCACTGTCCGGCACAGAAAACTCCACGGTCTTGAAGAAGGACGATTAGGCTAGAGGAACTTGTTAGTGCATTCTCgctcatgaaaaaaaaacttctcGGTTCATCCTCTGTGGCATCAGTAGGAATATAAACTTTCTGCAGCATGCAGACTTTTTCCAGGAGCTCATAAACATATTGGGTAATCAAATGTCCCAAAACTTGATAGCGTTTATGATTCTGCTCATGGGCATTCTTgtaataattgaaaacaaaggACTCATTTGTATCCAGATGCCTCAGTTCCCCTTTTATATTGAAGTCGTACTTCAGTTCCTCTTGATACTCTGAACCCTCTATTAGTTTCCTGAAGCTTAGTTCGTGCTGTATTTGTAACCACTACAAATTAAGAAAACTGTGTCAATGTAGCGATAGACTTCCATACCACACCTGCATAAAGAACACCTATTGTATTagaattcagatttaaaaatggTTACAAACAAAATACTCATTGATACAGACTATCTCTTGGTGGTCTGTAGTAAAGCAGCTGCTTGTAACACCTCTCACAGATTTCGGTTG contains these protein-coding regions:
- the LOC104262751 gene encoding putative protein FAM172B; its protein translation is MMTDFTGEHTWLQIQHELSFRKLIEGSEYQEELKYDFNIKGELRHLDTNESFVFNYYKNAHEQNHKRYQVLGHLITQYVYELLEKVCMLQKVYIPTDATEDEPRSFFFMSENALTSSSSLIVLLQDRGVFCAGQWGQRTIVSEGLGHGTQIPFIKMALQSHGGVIVLNPNDNFVDLKTEKERLSFSTREEALTSTQSVWWIPKRGSSSPEEHTMYVWDHFISKCAAKNVAFIAHGYGGLVFVDLLVQRKWEVMNKVYAVAFIDSMHNTQHQTRSDPQIQEWIQKYCREWVSNRKPLDKAVGSLVKLNCPTVSAGTEKCGLAPSCCLHAVFKYLKSTLKAKTTTAFRHSPVATRSRTSKKRSNK